The genome window TGACGGCATTCGGCGTCCACGAGATGTACCGGGTTCTGGCGACCGACGGCGTCACCAGCCTGCAGTGGCTGTTTCTTGCGCTCTTCGCGGTCAATTTCACCTGGATCAGCTTCGCCGGCTGCCAGGCCGTGGTGGGCTTCATCGCGCTGCTCGCACCGGCGCCGCGGCGGCTGCGCCGCCCGGTCGGCGGGGCGCTGCCCGGCATCCGGACCGCGGTGCTGTTTCCGGTCTATTGCGAGCGGCCGGGCCGCGTTGCGGCTTCGATCGGAGCGATCGCCCGCGGACTGGCCGCCGTGGCGCCCGATCGTTTCGCCGTCTTCGTGCTGAGCGACACCAACCGGCCGGACGCCTGGGTCGAGGAGGAAGTCGTCTATTCGGGGCTGGTCCGCGAATCCGATCCGCGCTGTCCTGTCTATTACCGTCATCGCCGCCGCAACACGGAGCGCAAGGCCGGCAACATCGCGGACTGGGTGATGCGCTGGGGCGGCGGCTACGAGGCGATGGCGGTGCTGGACGCCGACAGCGTAATGGCGCCGGAGACGCTGGTGGAGATGGCGCGGCGGATCGAGTCCGATCCCGGTCTCGGCCTGCTTCAGACCGCGCCGGCGGTATGGCGCGCCGAAAGTCTCTACGGCCGCATGCAGCAATTTGCCAACCGCTGCTACGGCCCTGTCGTGACCCGCGGCCTGGCGGCCTGGCACGGACGCGACGGCAACTTCTGGGGTCACAATGCGATCATCCGCACCTGCGCCTTCGCGGCGGCAGCGCGCCTGCCGGAACTGCGCGGACGCCCGCCCTTCGGCGGGCACGTGCTCAGCCACGACTTCATAGAGGCCGCGCTGCTGCGCCGGGCGGGCTATGGCATCCGTCTCGACGCAGACCTCGCCGGCAGCTTCGAGGAGGCCCCGCCCGCGCTGCAGGACGTGATCGTGCGCGATCGCCGCTGGTGCCAGGGCAACCTGCAGCATGCGCGCTTTCTGTTGGCGCAGGGGCTGGTGCTGCCGTCGAGGCTGCATCTCCTGTCCGGGATAATGGCCTATCTCAGTTCGCCGCTATGGCTGATGCTGGTCGTCGTCGGTCTGGTGCTCGCGGCCCAGGCCCTGGTGGGCCAGCCGGGCTATTTCGCCGGTCCGTCCCTGTTTCCCGTCTGGCCGGTCTTCGATTCCGAACGCGCGGTTGAACTGTTTCTCTTCTCGACCGCGATCCTGCTCGCGCCGAAGGCGATGGGTGTCGTCGTCGTCCTGCTCGACGCCCGCCAGCGTCGGACCTTCGGCGGCTCCTTCCGGCTGATCGGCGGCGCACTGGCGGAGACCGTTCTCTCGGCGCTCTACGCGCCCGTGATGATGATCGCGCAGAGCCGTCTCGTCGCCGAGGTGCTGAGTGGTCGGGACAGCGGCTGGAAGCCGCAGCGCCGCGACGACGGCCGGGTTCCGTTTGCAGCGGCGCTGAAGGCGCATCGCCTGCAGATCGCGGCCGGCGCCGGTCTGGGCGCACTGGCCTTCCAGCTCAATCCCGATCTCCTGCTCTGGCTGGCGCCGGTGAGCGGCGGCCTGATCTCCGCGGGTGTGCTCGAGTGGGCAAGTGGCAGCGCGCGCCTCGGCAGCGCGTTGCGCCGCGCAGGGCTGTTGCTGACGCCCGAGGAGGGGCCGGCGCGGCCGGCGATCCTGACCGAGGTGGAGCGTCACGCCGGGTTTCGGGAGAATTTCCCGGCTGCCCCTGCGCTCCAGCGGCTCGCCGACGATGCGGCGCTGCGGCAATGGCACCTGGCGCAACTGCCGGGCGGGGCCGTGGATCCGGCCTTCGATGCCGAAGCATTGGTGGCTCGCGCCAAGGCGGAACTGGCGGGCGACCTGACCGCGCTGCAGCACTGGTTGACGCCCTCGGAAGCGATCGCGCTGCTGCACGACACCGAGCGCGTCGCGGGCCTGCAGACGGCGCGGCGCGCCGCCTGAGCGCCGTCGGCTTGACCATATGTGTCAGGGGTCGGCCGCGAGCCCGGCCCACTCCATTTCGCCGGCGCGGATGGCCCGCTGCCGGAACTTCAGCGCGGCGGACAGGCAGTGAATCTGGACCCGCCCGCCGCCGATCATAGGTACGTAATCGGAAGCGGCCTGATGGCCGAGCCACTCCCTGACATAGCGGACGGCGGTGAACCTGGTCCGCCCGCGTCAATTGTCTCCGTCAGGCGCCTTCTGGGCGATAATCGCCTCGGCCAGGATCGGCGCCGTCGACAGAACGGCGAGACGGTCGCCCAGCGCCTCCCGGATGGCCGGTG of Minwuia thermotolerans contains these proteins:
- the mdoH gene encoding glucans biosynthesis glucosyltransferase MdoH, with protein sequence MTAPALPPEQRLDMPRQAVDGTRAPRVGGWRNTLSVFLARILVAAGSVALTAFGVHEMYRVLATDGVTSLQWLFLALFAVNFTWISFAGCQAVVGFIALLAPAPRRLRRPVGGALPGIRTAVLFPVYCERPGRVAASIGAIARGLAAVAPDRFAVFVLSDTNRPDAWVEEEVVYSGLVRESDPRCPVYYRHRRRNTERKAGNIADWVMRWGGGYEAMAVLDADSVMAPETLVEMARRIESDPGLGLLQTAPAVWRAESLYGRMQQFANRCYGPVVTRGLAAWHGRDGNFWGHNAIIRTCAFAAAARLPELRGRPPFGGHVLSHDFIEAALLRRAGYGIRLDADLAGSFEEAPPALQDVIVRDRRWCQGNLQHARFLLAQGLVLPSRLHLLSGIMAYLSSPLWLMLVVVGLVLAAQALVGQPGYFAGPSLFPVWPVFDSERAVELFLFSTAILLAPKAMGVVVVLLDARQRRTFGGSFRLIGGALAETVLSALYAPVMMIAQSRLVAEVLSGRDSGWKPQRRDDGRVPFAAALKAHRLQIAAGAGLGALAFQLNPDLLLWLAPVSGGLISAGVLEWASGSARLGSALRRAGLLLTPEEGPARPAILTEVERHAGFRENFPAAPALQRLADDAALRQWHLAQLPGGAVDPAFDAEALVARAKAELAGDLTALQHWLTPSEAIALLHDTERVAGLQTARRAA